A genomic segment from Streptomyces antibioticus encodes:
- a CDS encoding SGNH/GDSL hydrolase family protein, with translation MRRSRLVVFVSSLLLAAGAALTGASAAQASASPLAAAGGYVALGDSYSSGVGAGSYISSSSSCKRSTKAYPYLWNAAHTPTSFTFAACSGAKTGDVLANQLGGLSSTTGLVSITVGGNDAGFTDVMTTCVTSSDSTCVSRINTAKAYVDSTLPGKLDTVYSTIRSKAPNARVVVIGYPRFYKLGTVCVGLSETKRSAINNAADHLDTALAKRAAAHGFAFGDVRTTFAGHEICSGSSWLHSLNWLSIGDSYHPTASGQSGGYLPALERNA, from the coding sequence ATGAGACGTTCCCGACTTGTCGTATTCGTCAGCTCACTCCTCCTGGCCGCCGGCGCAGCCCTCACCGGGGCGAGTGCGGCACAGGCGTCCGCGTCCCCGCTCGCCGCCGCCGGCGGGTACGTGGCCCTCGGCGACTCCTACTCCTCCGGGGTCGGCGCGGGCAGCTACATCAGCTCCAGCAGCTCCTGCAAGCGCAGCACCAAGGCGTACCCCTACCTGTGGAACGCCGCCCACACCCCCACCTCGTTCACCTTCGCCGCCTGCTCGGGCGCCAAGACGGGCGACGTCCTGGCCAACCAGCTCGGCGGCCTCTCCTCCACCACCGGCCTCGTCTCCATCACCGTCGGCGGCAACGACGCGGGCTTCACCGACGTCATGACCACCTGCGTCACCAGCTCCGACAGCACCTGCGTCAGCCGCATCAACACCGCGAAGGCGTACGTCGACTCGACACTCCCCGGCAAACTCGACACCGTCTACTCGACGATCCGCTCCAAGGCGCCGAACGCCCGCGTCGTCGTCATCGGCTATCCCCGCTTCTACAAGCTCGGCACGGTCTGCGTGGGCCTGTCCGAGACCAAGCGCTCCGCCATCAACAACGCGGCGGACCACCTGGACACCGCCCTGGCCAAGCGCGCCGCCGCCCACGGCTTCGCGTTCGGCGACGTCCGCACCACCTTCGCCGGCCATGAGATCTGCTCCGGCAGCTCCTGGCTGCACAGCCTCAACTGGCTGAGCATCGGCGACTCCTACCACCCGACGGCCTCCGGCCAGTCGGGCGGCTATCTGCCCGCTCTCGAGCGCAACGCCTAG
- a CDS encoding polysaccharide deacetylase family protein: MTEARVPILMYHAIAAEPNDATRALSVTPEAFAEQMAVIAERGLTPLTTADLAARWRAGRPLPGRPVLITFDDGYEGVHRHALPALAEHGFPATLFVSTGWIRGAHDTGGGLDTMLDWPQVRELADAGVEIGGHSHTHPQLDQLDDADLRAELIRCREVVTAELGTPPLSFAYPYGYSSRRVRTAVRRLGFAQALAVGNTLARRAQGPYALHRVTVRRTTTGEEFARLLDGRALTHLFARDRTLTKGYAVIRRTRRLGSRATAGFG, from the coding sequence ATGACGGAGGCTCGCGTTCCGATCCTCATGTACCACGCGATAGCCGCCGAACCGAACGACGCCACCCGTGCCCTGTCGGTCACCCCCGAGGCGTTCGCCGAGCAGATGGCGGTGATCGCCGAGCGGGGTCTCACCCCGCTCACCACGGCCGACCTGGCGGCCCGTTGGCGGGCGGGACGGCCGCTGCCCGGCCGCCCGGTGCTGATCACCTTCGACGACGGCTACGAGGGCGTGCACCGGCACGCCCTGCCCGCCCTCGCCGAACACGGCTTCCCGGCCACGCTGTTCGTCTCCACCGGCTGGATCCGGGGCGCCCACGACACCGGCGGCGGGCTCGACACCATGCTGGACTGGCCGCAGGTGCGCGAACTCGCGGACGCGGGCGTGGAGATCGGCGGTCACAGCCACACCCATCCGCAGCTCGACCAGCTCGACGACGCGGACCTGCGCGCCGAGCTGATCCGCTGCCGGGAGGTCGTGACCGCCGAACTGGGCACGCCGCCACTGTCGTTCGCCTATCCGTACGGCTACTCCAGCCGCCGGGTCCGCACGGCGGTGCGCCGACTGGGCTTCGCCCAGGCCCTGGCCGTCGGCAACACGCTCGCCCGCCGCGCTCAGGGCCCGTACGCCCTCCACCGGGTGACCGTACGCCGCACCACCACCGGCGAGGAGTTCGCCCGCCTCCTGGACGGCCGGGCCCTCACCCACCTCTTCGCCCGCGACCGCACCCTGACCAAGGGCTACGCGGTGATCCGCCGCACCCGACGACTGGGGAGCAGGGCGACGGCCGGCTTCGGCTGA
- a CDS encoding S8 family peptidase, giving the protein MAHLRSTRIRTAAVTTVAAAALVGGLTALPAQAAPAEGRVLAANSPTAVQDSYIVTLKSQAGFKASSATGKDLIKEYGGTVKKTFGAALNGYTATLSAAEARRLAADPAVAAVEQNQTVRVTDTTQSNAPWGLDRIDQTSLPLSGTYTYPDSAGSGVTAYVIDTGVRITHSQISGRASYGYDAVDGDTTASDGNGHGTHVATTIAGSTYGVAKKAKIVAVRVLDNNGSGTTAGVIAGIDWVTRNHSGPSVANLSLGGGASSTLDTAVRNSIASGVTYAVAAGNSSANASSYSPARVTEAITVGATTSTDARASYSNYGSVLDIFAPGSSITAGWYTSDTATNTISGTSMATPHVAGAAAVYLAGHTSATPAQVATALTSGATTGKVTSPGTGSPNRLLKLVP; this is encoded by the coding sequence ATGGCACACCTGCGTAGCACCAGGATCCGCACCGCCGCCGTCACCACGGTGGCGGCCGCCGCCCTCGTCGGCGGGCTCACCGCACTGCCCGCCCAGGCGGCCCCGGCCGAGGGCCGGGTCCTCGCGGCGAACTCCCCCACCGCCGTACAGGACAGCTACATCGTCACCCTGAAGTCCCAGGCCGGTTTCAAGGCGTCCTCGGCCACCGGCAAGGACCTCATCAAGGAGTACGGCGGCACGGTCAAGAAGACGTTCGGCGCCGCGCTGAACGGCTACACCGCCACCCTCTCCGCCGCCGAGGCCCGCAGACTGGCGGCCGACCCGGCGGTGGCCGCCGTCGAGCAGAACCAGACCGTCCGGGTCACCGACACCACCCAGTCCAACGCCCCCTGGGGCCTGGACCGCATCGACCAGACGTCCCTGCCGCTGTCCGGCACGTACACCTACCCGGACAGCGCGGGCAGCGGGGTCACGGCCTACGTCATCGACACCGGCGTCCGCATCACCCACTCGCAGATCAGCGGCCGCGCCTCCTACGGCTACGACGCCGTCGACGGCGACACCACCGCCTCCGACGGCAACGGCCACGGCACCCATGTGGCCACCACGATCGCGGGCTCCACCTACGGCGTGGCCAAGAAGGCGAAGATCGTGGCCGTCCGGGTGCTCGACAACAACGGCTCCGGCACCACCGCCGGTGTGATAGCCGGCATCGACTGGGTGACCCGCAACCACTCCGGGCCCTCGGTCGCCAACCTCTCGCTCGGCGGCGGCGCCTCCAGCACCCTGGACACCGCGGTGCGCAACTCCATCGCCAGCGGGGTGACCTACGCGGTCGCGGCCGGCAACAGCAGCGCCAACGCCTCCTCGTACTCCCCGGCCCGGGTCACCGAGGCCATCACCGTCGGCGCCACCACCAGCACCGACGCCCGGGCGAGCTACTCCAACTACGGCTCGGTCCTGGACATCTTCGCCCCCGGCTCCTCCATCACGGCCGGCTGGTACACCAGCGACACCGCCACCAACACCATCTCCGGTACGTCGATGGCGACGCCGCACGTCGCGGGCGCGGCCGCGGTCTACCTGGCCGGCCACACCTCGGCCACCCCGGCGCAGGTCGCCACCGCCCTGACGAGCGGCGCGACCACCGGCAAGGTCACCAGCCCCGGCACCGGCTCCCCGAACCGGCTGCTGAAGCTCGTCCCGTGA
- a CDS encoding GNAT family N-acetyltransferase, whose product MTVIVRALRPDTTADVEGFVRVRHRALPHVLFTARSVRHDLSHADPDAHVRTLVAEVDGEIVGTAQIGLVHDSPEPGQGFLNVYVDPARTGRGAGTLLTRTAEEHLAAHGATKLFAWVLDEPGNRAFAERHGYRASRRAHFLVLDLARAELPPLQDPPPGVELRTAADFADDPRPLFALDAETASDEPGDIDTELSDYEAWLAQTWRHPLLDHELTSVAVADGRPVAFSAARTDGARTYTTGMTGTARAFRGRGLAKLVKNASLHRARAAGYTRAHTGNDADNAPMLAINSWFGYEIHASEVRHVRELG is encoded by the coding sequence ATGACCGTCATCGTGCGCGCTCTGCGCCCCGACACGACCGCCGACGTCGAGGGTTTCGTCCGGGTCCGCCATCGCGCGCTGCCCCATGTGCTCTTCACCGCGCGGTCCGTACGGCACGACCTGTCCCACGCCGATCCGGACGCCCACGTCCGCACCCTGGTCGCCGAGGTGGACGGCGAGATCGTCGGCACGGCGCAGATCGGGCTCGTCCACGACAGCCCGGAGCCCGGCCAGGGCTTCCTCAACGTGTACGTCGACCCGGCGCGCACCGGCCGGGGCGCGGGCACCCTGCTGACGCGGACGGCCGAGGAGCACCTCGCGGCCCACGGGGCGACGAAGCTGTTCGCCTGGGTCCTGGACGAGCCGGGGAACCGGGCCTTCGCCGAACGGCACGGCTACCGGGCGAGCCGCCGCGCCCACTTCCTGGTCCTCGACCTGGCGCGGGCCGAGCTGCCGCCGCTGCAAGACCCGCCGCCCGGTGTGGAGTTGCGTACGGCCGCCGACTTCGCGGACGACCCGCGCCCGCTGTTCGCGCTGGACGCGGAGACGGCGTCCGACGAACCGGGCGACATCGACACCGAGTTGTCGGACTACGAGGCATGGCTCGCGCAGACCTGGCGGCACCCCCTGCTGGACCATGAGCTGACCTCGGTCGCCGTGGCCGACGGCCGCCCGGTCGCCTTCAGCGCGGCCCGCACCGACGGCGCCCGCACCTACACCACGGGCATGACCGGCACGGCCCGCGCCTTCCGCGGCCGGGGCCTGGCCAAGCTCGTCAAGAACGCCTCCCTGCACCGGGCCCGCGCGGCCGGGTACACCCGGGCGCACACGGGCAACGACGCGGACAACGCGCCGATGCTCGCGATCAACTCCTGGTTCGGGTACGAGATCCACGCATCGGAGGTACGCCATGTCCGCGAACTCGGCTGA
- a CDS encoding glycosyltransferase family 2 protein, producing MSSVLQPATSEQESERDLDAPTTVGAYRPISSHLAITPPVSVVIPAMNEAENLPYVFKTLPDWIHEVVLVDGNSTDGTVEVARELWPGVKVVGQQGRGKGDALITGFEACSGDIIVMVDADGSADGNEIVSYVSALVSGADFAKGSRFANGGGTDDMTFIRRLGNRALCAVVNRKFGARYTDLCYGYNAFWRHCLDKIELDCTGFEVETLMNIRVVKAGLKVQEIPSHEYLRIHGVSNLRAVRDGLRVLRVILKERSNRRALRRAARRSPMLDSARGEVS from the coding sequence ATGAGTTCCGTTCTTCAGCCGGCGACATCGGAGCAGGAGTCGGAGCGGGATCTCGACGCTCCGACGACCGTCGGCGCCTACCGGCCCATCTCCTCGCATCTGGCCATCACGCCGCCCGTGAGCGTGGTCATCCCCGCGATGAACGAGGCCGAGAACCTTCCGTACGTCTTCAAGACCCTGCCGGACTGGATCCACGAAGTGGTCCTGGTCGACGGCAACTCCACCGACGGCACCGTCGAGGTGGCCCGGGAGCTGTGGCCGGGCGTCAAGGTGGTCGGACAGCAGGGGCGCGGCAAGGGGGACGCCCTGATCACCGGGTTCGAGGCGTGCAGCGGCGACATCATCGTGATGGTCGACGCGGACGGCTCGGCCGACGGCAACGAGATCGTGTCGTACGTGTCCGCGCTGGTCTCCGGCGCGGACTTCGCCAAGGGCTCCCGCTTCGCCAACGGCGGCGGCACCGACGACATGACGTTCATCCGGCGGCTCGGCAACCGGGCGCTGTGCGCCGTCGTCAACCGCAAGTTCGGCGCCCGCTACACCGATCTGTGCTACGGCTACAACGCGTTCTGGCGGCACTGCCTGGACAAGATCGAGCTGGACTGCACGGGCTTCGAGGTCGAGACCCTGATGAACATCCGGGTCGTCAAGGCCGGCCTCAAGGTCCAGGAGATCCCCAGCCACGAGTACCTGCGCATCCACGGCGTGAGCAATCTGCGCGCCGTCCGCGACGGGCTGCGGGTGCTGCGGGTGATCCTCAAGGAGCGGTCCAACCGGCGTGCGCTGCGCCGCGCGGCCCGGCGCTCCCCGATGCTCGACTCGGCCCGGGGGGAGGTGTCTTGA
- a CDS encoding DUF72 domain-containing protein, translated as MTLYVGTSGWQYKDWREVLYPADVPVRRWLEEYAEHFATVEINNAFYRLPSRETFASWAGRLPPDFVVAVKASRYLTHIKRLHDPAEPVHRLMTHAAGLGARLGPVLLQLPPTLRADPELLDTCLAAFPQGTRVAVEPRHPSWWTPAVRRVLEARGAALCWADVRARPAGPLWRTAGFGYVRFHEGRAQPWPRYGQHALETWIDRIATTWSHGEDVYAYFNNDPGGAAVGDAALFGRTAGRARLTVTRTPRALASRR; from the coding sequence ATGACCCTGTATGTCGGCACCTCCGGCTGGCAGTACAAGGACTGGCGTGAGGTCCTGTACCCGGCCGACGTGCCCGTGCGGCGCTGGCTGGAGGAGTACGCCGAGCATTTCGCCACGGTGGAGATCAACAACGCCTTCTACCGGCTGCCGTCCCGGGAGACCTTCGCGTCCTGGGCCGGGCGGCTGCCGCCGGATTTCGTGGTCGCGGTCAAGGCCAGCCGCTATCTGACCCACATCAAACGGCTGCACGACCCCGCGGAACCCGTCCACCGCCTGATGACCCACGCGGCCGGCCTCGGCGCCCGCCTCGGCCCGGTCCTCCTCCAGCTCCCGCCGACCCTGCGCGCCGACCCCGAGCTGCTGGACACCTGCCTGGCGGCCTTCCCGCAGGGCACCCGGGTCGCCGTGGAACCGCGGCACCCGTCCTGGTGGACCCCGGCCGTGCGGCGGGTCCTGGAGGCCCGGGGCGCGGCCCTGTGCTGGGCCGACGTCCGGGCCCGCCCGGCAGGACCGCTGTGGCGGACCGCCGGCTTCGGCTACGTCCGCTTCCACGAGGGCCGCGCCCAGCCGTGGCCGCGCTACGGCCAGCACGCCCTGGAGACCTGGATCGACCGCATCGCGACCACCTGGTCCCACGGCGAGGACGTGTACGCGTACTTCAACAACGACCCCGGCGGCGCGGCGGTGGGCGACGCGGCCCTCTTCGGCAGGACGGCCGGGCGGGCCCGGCTGACGGTGACCCGCACGCCGAGGGCGCTGGCGTCCCGCCGCTGA
- a CDS encoding serine/threonine-protein kinase: MSEEAGGERLIAGRYRLLTPLGEGGMGTVWRARDELLHREVAVKEVRAPAGLPASDIERMYARLEREAWAAARVANRNVVTVYDVAVEDGRPWIVMELVRGVSLADLLDAEGPLEPARAAHIGAEVLSALRAAHDAGVLHRDVKPANVLMSNDGRVVLTDFGIATVEGTSALTMTGEVIGSPEFLAPERALGRTPGPESDLWSLGVLLYAAVEGNSPFRHDTPLSTLRAIVDEELPPPYRAGPLAPVIEGLLRKDPAERLPADVAERDLRLVAAGGTPRPDTSRGVPFAPFPPTVAAPAEPVGRDRTAVTPTPPAGGPPWTGTTTTEPRQHRRGGVALVAGVAVLALAIAGLTYGLLNRDDDKKGGDSAGVTAGRTESVSPSPTREESEGPTAEPSKASPSASASSEAPRQTVTVHVVGSHTDYSGTCPPPDSAAPAFTATITVGTLPAQVSYRWVSREGELSGQTWKTLDFPSGGGKSKQDRVIVSTYAEDGTYSNAIGVEVRDPVKATSQYVPFSVTCATEAPTDGASASPSPSE; the protein is encoded by the coding sequence GTGTCCGAAGAAGCGGGCGGTGAGCGGCTGATCGCGGGCCGCTACCGGCTCCTGACCCCGCTCGGTGAGGGCGGCATGGGCACGGTGTGGCGGGCGCGGGACGAACTGCTGCACCGCGAGGTCGCCGTCAAGGAGGTGCGCGCCCCGGCCGGGCTGCCGGCCTCCGACATCGAGCGGATGTACGCGCGCCTGGAGCGCGAGGCGTGGGCCGCGGCCCGGGTCGCCAACCGGAACGTGGTCACGGTGTACGACGTGGCCGTGGAGGACGGCCGGCCGTGGATCGTGATGGAGCTGGTGCGTGGGGTCTCGCTCGCCGATCTGCTGGACGCCGAGGGCCCGTTGGAGCCGGCCAGGGCCGCGCACATCGGCGCCGAGGTGCTCTCCGCGCTGCGGGCCGCGCACGACGCCGGGGTGCTGCACCGGGACGTGAAGCCGGCCAACGTGCTGATGTCGAACGACGGCCGGGTGGTGCTGACCGACTTCGGGATCGCCACCGTCGAGGGCACCTCCGCGCTCACGATGACCGGTGAGGTGATCGGCTCGCCGGAGTTCCTCGCGCCGGAGCGCGCGCTCGGGCGCACCCCGGGTCCCGAGTCGGACCTGTGGTCGCTGGGCGTGCTGCTGTACGCGGCGGTGGAGGGCAACTCCCCTTTCCGGCACGACACTCCGCTGAGCACACTGCGCGCGATCGTGGACGAGGAGCTGCCGCCGCCGTACCGGGCGGGGCCGCTGGCGCCGGTGATCGAGGGGCTGTTGCGCAAGGATCCGGCGGAGCGGCTGCCGGCCGACGTGGCGGAGCGGGATCTGCGGCTGGTGGCCGCGGGCGGCACGCCGCGGCCGGACACCTCGCGCGGGGTGCCGTTCGCGCCGTTCCCGCCGACGGTCGCGGCCCCCGCCGAGCCGGTGGGCCGGGACCGTACGGCCGTCACGCCGACGCCTCCGGCCGGGGGCCCGCCGTGGACGGGCACCACGACGACCGAGCCGCGGCAGCACCGCCGGGGCGGGGTCGCGCTGGTGGCGGGCGTGGCCGTACTGGCGCTGGCGATCGCCGGGCTGACGTACGGGCTGCTGAACCGGGACGACGACAAGAAGGGCGGCGACAGCGCGGGAGTGACCGCCGGCCGCACGGAGAGCGTGAGTCCGTCGCCGACGCGGGAGGAGAGCGAGGGGCCGACGGCCGAGCCGTCGAAGGCAAGTCCGAGCGCGAGCGCCTCCAGCGAGGCGCCGCGGCAGACGGTGACGGTGCATGTGGTGGGCAGCCACACCGACTACTCGGGGACGTGTCCGCCGCCGGACTCGGCCGCACCGGCCTTCACGGCGACGATCACGGTGGGGACGCTGCCCGCACAGGTGTCGTACCGCTGGGTGTCGCGGGAGGGCGAGCTGTCGGGGCAGACCTGGAAGACGCTGGACTTCCCCTCGGGCGGCGGGAAGTCGAAGCAGGACCGGGTGATCGTGTCGACGTACGCGGAGGACGGGACGTACAGCAACGCGATCGGGGTCGAGGTGCGCGATCCGGTGAAGGCGACCTCGCAGTACGTGCCGTTCTCGGTCACGTGTGCCACGGAGGCCCCGACGGACGGAGCCTCCGCTTCGCCTTCGCCCTCGGAGTAG
- a CDS encoding GntR family transcriptional regulator, with product MTLKIHIDEGVAPYEQVRAQIAEQARSGALPVGYRLPTVRGLAESLGLAANTVAKAYRALETDGVIETRGRNGTFVAAVGPAAQREAAEAARTYAERAVRLGLSEEEAAAAVRDALRAAYGD from the coding sequence GTGACCTTGAAGATCCACATCGATGAGGGTGTCGCGCCGTACGAGCAGGTGCGGGCGCAGATCGCGGAGCAGGCCCGGTCCGGAGCGCTGCCCGTCGGCTACCGGTTGCCGACGGTCCGGGGGCTCGCCGAGTCGCTGGGCCTCGCGGCGAACACCGTCGCCAAGGCGTACCGGGCGCTGGAGACCGACGGCGTGATCGAGACTCGCGGCCGCAACGGCACGTTCGTGGCGGCCGTCGGCCCCGCCGCCCAGCGGGAGGCCGCGGAGGCGGCGCGGACCTACGCCGAGCGGGCGGTGCGGCTGGGGCTCAGCGAGGAGGAGGCGGCGGCCGCGGTCCGGGACGCGCTGCGGGCGGCGTACGGCGACTGA
- a CDS encoding DUF5925 domain-containing protein: protein MSALPHDALPIRLTVDDSDSPSDVVDALFLGRFATGEQPYSHAANIDRVRSGATLLPPHARVLRVARDEDRSATLAEGDGWTLLISRWNRGADVTVTATTAELAAQVLNEATDGAADEPEPQPENVTMGFWYVSPRRGPHRTTRQISAGTWEEVRPNYTAPVAEAMDRLMGTTPESIAGRLLLLHGPPGTGKTSALRTLARSWRDWCQVDCVLDPERLFSDVGYLMDIAIGEEDSSGKGRWRLLLLEDCDELIRGEAKHTAGQALSRLLNLTDGLLGQGRNVLVGVTTNEDLERLHPAVVRPGRCLARIEVGPLTRREAVDWLGTEEGVGREGATLAELYALRRGTSPTSLPEPRAGADAGLYL, encoded by the coding sequence ATGTCTGCGCTCCCACACGACGCTCTGCCGATCCGGCTCACCGTCGACGACTCCGACTCGCCGTCCGATGTCGTCGACGCGCTGTTCCTCGGCCGCTTCGCGACGGGCGAGCAGCCGTACTCGCACGCGGCGAACATCGACCGGGTCCGCTCCGGCGCGACCCTGCTGCCGCCGCACGCCCGGGTGCTGCGCGTCGCCCGCGACGAGGACCGCAGCGCCACCCTCGCCGAGGGCGACGGCTGGACCCTGCTGATCTCCCGCTGGAACCGCGGCGCGGACGTCACGGTCACCGCGACCACCGCCGAACTCGCCGCCCAGGTGCTGAACGAGGCGACGGACGGCGCGGCGGACGAGCCCGAACCCCAGCCGGAGAACGTGACGATGGGGTTCTGGTACGTCTCCCCGCGGCGCGGCCCGCACCGCACGACCCGCCAGATCTCCGCCGGCACCTGGGAGGAGGTCCGCCCCAACTACACGGCACCGGTGGCCGAGGCGATGGACCGCCTGATGGGCACCACCCCCGAGAGCATCGCGGGCCGGCTGCTCCTGCTGCACGGCCCGCCCGGCACCGGCAAGACCTCGGCGCTGCGCACCCTGGCCCGGTCCTGGCGGGACTGGTGCCAGGTGGACTGCGTACTGGACCCGGAGCGGCTCTTCTCCGACGTCGGCTATCTGATGGACATCGCGATCGGCGAGGAGGACTCCTCGGGCAAGGGCCGCTGGCGGCTGCTGCTCCTGGAGGACTGCGACGAACTGATCCGCGGCGAGGCCAAGCACACCGCGGGCCAGGCGCTGTCCCGGCTGCTGAACCTCACCGACGGCCTGCTCGGCCAGGGCCGCAACGTCCTGGTGGGCGTCACCACCAACGAGGACCTGGAGCGGCTGCACCCGGCCGTGGTCCGCCCGGGCCGCTGTCTGGCCCGGATCGAGGTCGGCCCGCTGACCCGCCGGGAGGCCGTCGACTGGCTGGGCACCGAGGAGGGCGTCGGCCGCGAGGGCGCGACGCTGGCGGAGCTGTACGCGCTGCGCCGGGGCACGTCTCCGACCTCGCTGCCGGAGCCGCGCGCCGGGGCGGACGCGGGGCTTTACCTGTAG
- a CDS encoding DUF402 domain-containing protein has product MSANSAEPVGSLEVVLVKGGRTKIRYSAELLSDDGNRIAVRAPWAGDGVRDFGFVRFEPGDVFTEYYWRDRWYAVKEVRAATGALKGWYCDVTRPATLSGAQLVVEDLDLDLWRSADGTEVLRLDEDEFAESGLAGRDPAAAAAAVTALDELEVLATVAGGLESLLHDSTSPS; this is encoded by the coding sequence ATGTCCGCGAACTCGGCTGAGCCGGTGGGCTCGTTGGAGGTCGTCCTCGTCAAGGGCGGCCGCACGAAGATCCGTTACTCCGCCGAGCTGCTCTCCGACGACGGCAACCGGATCGCGGTGCGCGCCCCCTGGGCGGGGGACGGCGTACGGGACTTCGGCTTCGTACGCTTCGAACCCGGTGACGTGTTCACCGAGTACTACTGGCGGGACCGCTGGTACGCGGTCAAGGAGGTCCGGGCCGCGACGGGCGCGCTGAAGGGCTGGTACTGCGACGTCACCCGCCCCGCGACGCTCTCGGGCGCCCAACTGGTCGTGGAGGACCTCGATCTCGACCTGTGGCGGTCCGCCGACGGCACGGAGGTGCTCCGGCTGGACGAGGACGAGTTCGCGGAGAGCGGGCTGGCCGGCCGCGACCCCGCCGCGGCGGCGGCCGCGGTGACCGCCCTGGACGAACTGGAGGTGCTCGCGACCGTCGCGGGCGGCCTGGAGTCACTGCTCCACGACAGCACGTCACCTTCCTGA
- a CDS encoding glycosyltransferase family 2 protein, whose product MGTESGTESGTGLGISVVICVYTEDRWEDILAAVASVAAQSHPALETLLVVDHNPTLLDRLAKEYAHDDGVRVLPNAGPRGLSAGRNTGIARSRGEVIAFLDDDAVAERDWLRRFADPYSDPRVLAVGGRAEPVWSSGRRPDWFPEEFDWVVGCSYRGLPHGRVRVRNILGGNASFRRSAFDVVGGFATGIGRDGDKRPMGGEETDLCIRLTRARPDAILLMDDRAVIHHKVPEAREHFGYFRTRTYAEGLSKALVARSVGTDKGLESERRYATRVLPAGVVRGLRDQVLARPGGARRAGAIVAGVLTAAGGYVVGSLRARRAGTTFEVVRIEPAPEVERAREGARERGDAA is encoded by the coding sequence TTGGGCACCGAGTCGGGCACCGAGTCGGGCACCGGGCTGGGCATCTCCGTCGTCATCTGTGTGTACACCGAGGACCGCTGGGAGGACATCCTCGCGGCGGTCGCCTCGGTGGCCGCCCAGTCCCACCCGGCCCTGGAGACCCTGCTGGTCGTCGACCACAACCCGACGCTCCTGGACCGGCTGGCGAAGGAGTACGCGCACGACGACGGGGTGCGGGTGCTGCCCAACGCGGGCCCGCGCGGTCTGTCGGCCGGCCGCAACACCGGGATCGCCCGGTCGCGGGGCGAGGTCATCGCCTTCCTCGACGACGACGCCGTGGCCGAACGGGACTGGCTGCGGCGGTTCGCCGACCCCTACTCCGATCCCCGGGTGCTGGCCGTCGGCGGCCGCGCCGAACCCGTGTGGTCCTCGGGCCGGCGGCCCGACTGGTTCCCCGAGGAGTTCGACTGGGTGGTGGGCTGCTCCTACCGGGGCCTGCCGCACGGCCGGGTCCGGGTCCGCAACATCCTCGGCGGCAACGCCTCCTTCCGGCGCAGCGCGTTCGACGTCGTGGGCGGCTTCGCCACCGGCATCGGACGCGACGGCGACAAACGCCCGATGGGCGGCGAGGAGACGGACCTGTGCATCCGGCTCACCCGCGCGAGACCCGACGCGATCCTGCTGATGGACGACCGCGCGGTGATCCACCACAAGGTGCCCGAGGCGCGCGAGCACTTCGGCTACTTCCGCACCCGCACCTACGCGGAGGGCCTGTCCAAGGCGCTCGTCGCGCGCAGCGTCGGCACCGACAAGGGGCTGGAGTCCGAACGCCGGTACGCCACGCGGGTGTTGCCTGCCGGGGTGGTGCGCGGGCTGCGCGACCAGGTGCTGGCCCGGCCCGGCGGGGCCCGGCGGGCGGGCGCGATCGTCGCCGGGGTGCTGACGGCGGCCGGCGGGTACGTCGTCGGCAGCCTGCGGGCGCGCCGGGCCGGGACGACGTTCGAGGTCGTACGGATCGAACCGGCACCGGAGGTGGAAAGGGCGCGGGAAGGGGCGCGGGAACGGGGTGACGCGGCATGA